From the Girardinichthys multiradiatus isolate DD_20200921_A chromosome 22, DD_fGirMul_XY1, whole genome shotgun sequence genome, one window contains:
- the capn1a gene encoding calpain 1, (mu/I) large subunit a gives MYSVGGISASIYANRLRSEGMGSKEQAVHFASQDYEALKQECLEAGCLFEDPCFPAEPPSLGFKELAPYSSKTRDVEWVRPTELTGDPQFIVGGATRTDICQGALGDCWLLAAIASLTLNERLLHQVVPHGQSFQDDYAGIFHFQFWQFGEWVDVVIDDRLPVKEGELMFVHSAEGNEFWSALLEKAYAKLNGSYEALSGGSTTEGFEDFTGGVSEMYELRKAPRDLYRIIGKALERGSLLGCSIDITSAFDMEAVTFKKLVKGHAYSVTGLKEVNYHGNLVRLIRIRNPWGQVEWTGAWSDNSNEWDEIDPSEREDLHLNMEDGEFWMSFSDFLRQFSRLEICNLTPDVLSEDSLSHWNTMKFYGTWRRGSTAGGCRNHPNTFWINPQYKITLLEEDDDPEDDEVACSFLVALMQKDRRRYRRHGQDMHTIGFALYEIPEEYRGCQNVHLKKNFFLSHSSCARSETFINLREVSTRLRLPPGEYLIVPSTFEPGKEADFVLRVFTEKQSETEELDDEISAEFEEEEHITEDDIDDSFKSMFAQLAGEDFEISIRELRTILNRVVARHKDLKTDGFSIESCRTMVNLMDKDGSARLGLVEFQILWNKIRKWLVIFRDFDLDKSGAMSSYEIRLAVEAAGFKLNNQLHQILVARYAENELIDFDNFICCLVKLEAMFRSFQQFDKEGSGVAEMNIAEWLYLTMCG, from the exons ATGTATTCGGTTGGTGGGATATCTGCAAGCATATACGCCAACAGGCTTCGATCAGAGGGCATGGGTTCCAAGGAGCAGGCTGTGCACTTTGCCAGCCAGGACTACGAAGCTTTGAAGCAGGAGTGTCTGGAGGCAGGCTGCTTGTTTGAGGACCCCTGCTTCCCTGCTGAGCCTCCATCTCTGGGCTTTAAAGAGCTTGCCCCGTATTCATCTAAAACCAGAGATGTGGAGTGGGTGAGACCCACG GAACTGACAGGTGACCCTCAGTTTATTGTGGGAGGAGCCACCAGAACCGACATCTGCCAGGGAGCTTTAG GTGACTGCTGGCTCTTGGCAGCCATAGCCTCTCTGACCCTGAATGAGAGGCTCCTTCATCAGGTTGTTCCACACGGCCAGTCCTTCCAAGATGACTACGCTGGAATCTTCCACTTCCAG TTCTGGCAGTTTGGTGAATGGGTAGACGTTGTGATTGACGATCGATTGCCTGTCAAAGAAGGAGAGCTCATGTTTGTCCATTCAGCTGAGGGCAATGAATTTTGGAGTGCACTCCTCGAGAAAGCTTATGCCAA GCTAAATGGCTCCTATGAGGCTCTCTCTGGAGGAAGTACCACTGAGGGCTTTGAGGACTTCACAGGGGGTGTGTCTGAGATGTACGAGCTGCGCAAGGCTCCCAGAGATCTCTACAGGATAATCGGTAAAGCCTTGGAGAGGGGCTCCCTGCTGGGCTGTTCTATCGAC ATCACCAGTGCCTTTGACATGGAGGCTGTGACATTTAAGAAGCTTGTGAAGGGCCACGCTTACTCCGTCACCGGACTGAAGGAG GTTAATTACCATGGCAACTTGGTGCGCCTTATCCGAATACGTAACCCCTGGGGCCAGGTGGAGTGGACAGGTGCCTGGAGTGACAA TTCCAATGAATGGGATGAGATTGACCCATCTGAGCGTGAAGACCTGCATCTTAACATGGAAGATGGAGAGTTTTG gATGTCCTTCAGTGATTTCTTGAGGCAGTTTTCTCGCCTGGAGATCTGTAACTTGACTCCAGACGTTCTGAGTGAGGACAGCCTCAGTCACTGGAACACCATGAAGTTCTACGGTACATGGAGGAGAGGTAGCACCGCAGGGGGCTGCAGGAACCATCCTA ACACGTTTTGGATAAATCCCCAGTATAAGATCACTTTGCTGGAGGAGGATGATGACCCGGAGGATGATGAGGTGGCGTGCAGTTTTCTTGTAGCCCTCATGCAGAAGGACCGCCGCAGATACCGACGCCATGGTCAGGACATGCACACCATCGGCTTTGCTCTCTATGAG attccAGAGGAG TACAGAGGCTGCCAGAATGTCCACTTGAAAAAAAATTTCTTCTTGAGTCATTCATCATGCGCTCGTTCAGAGACCTTCATCAACCTGCGTGAGGTGAGCACGCGGCTGCGGCTGCCACCCGGGGAGTACCTCATCGTGCCTTCCACCTTTGAGCCTGGCAAAGAGGCAGACTTCGTCCTCAGGGTTTTCACCGAAAAGCAGTCAGAGACAGA AGAACTGGATGATGAAATATCTGCTGAATTTGAAGAGGAG GAGCATATAACAGAAGATGATATTGATGACTCATTTAAGTCCATGTTTGCCCAACTAGCAGGAGAG GACTTTGAGATCTCTATTCGCGAGCTCAGGACAATTCTCAACAGAGTGGTCGCCCGGC ACAAAGATCTAAAGACTGATGGCTTCAGTATTGAATCATGCAGAACCATGGTCAACCTGATGGAT AAAGATGGCAGTGCCCGCTTGGGACTGGTGGAATTCCAGATCCTCTGGAACAAAATCCGAAAATGGCTG GTCATTTTCAGAGACTTTGATCTTGACAAGTCGGGGGCCATGAGCTCATATGAGATACGACTCGCCGTAGAAGCAGCAG gctTTAAACTGAACAACCAGCTGCACCAGATTCTGGTGGCGCGGTATGCAGAGAATGAACTGATAGATTTTGACAACTTCATCTGCTGCTTGGTCAAGCTTGAAGCCATGTTCA GATCTTTCCAGCAGTTTGACAAGGAGGGATCAGGAGTAGCTGAAATGAATATCGCAGAG TGGCTTTATCTGACCATGTGTGGATGA